A section of the Streptomyces sp. CG1 genome encodes:
- a CDS encoding FAD-dependent monooxygenase, protein MGGTAVVVGGGIGGLAAAIGLHRIGWDVRVVERAGTLADAGAGISLHANGLRTLDALGVGRAVRAEARPQYSGGTRTPEGDWLSRMDGAALERALGTPIVGIRRAVLHRLLREALPAGCLRIGVTVSGLDRTAPDRVAVPVGDDTLDADLVVAADGVGSRLRGLLFPGHPGPVYSGSTVLRAVTERPLRLRGDFELTWGGGAEFGHIAFTDGRAEWHAVLTAPAGVRHSDPLGMLRRRFGGWHDPIPELLDATRPEAVLHHDMHELATPLRSFTAGRVALLGDAAHAMTPNLGQGACQALEDAATLAAALAHEPSVASALARYDAERRPRSQAVARAARQAGRMGQQLSRPAAVALRNTALRLTPSRVAMRAILRHADWTPPSLG, encoded by the coding sequence ATGGGTGGTACGGCGGTGGTGGTCGGGGGTGGCATCGGCGGTCTCGCGGCCGCGATCGGGCTGCACCGGATCGGCTGGGACGTACGGGTGGTGGAGCGGGCCGGCACCCTGGCCGACGCGGGCGCAGGCATCTCGCTGCACGCGAACGGGCTGCGCACCCTGGACGCGCTCGGGGTCGGCAGGGCAGTGCGTGCCGAGGCCCGGCCGCAGTACAGCGGTGGCACCCGCACCCCCGAGGGCGACTGGCTGAGCCGGATGGACGGCGCGGCCCTCGAACGCGCGCTGGGCACGCCGATCGTCGGCATCCGGCGCGCGGTCCTGCACCGTCTGCTGCGCGAGGCCCTGCCGGCCGGGTGTCTGCGCATCGGTGTCACGGTGTCCGGGCTGGACCGCACGGCTCCCGACAGGGTGGCGGTGCCGGTCGGCGACGACACACTGGACGCGGACCTGGTCGTCGCGGCCGACGGGGTGGGCAGCCGACTGCGCGGGCTGCTCTTCCCCGGCCATCCCGGCCCGGTCTACTCCGGCTCGACGGTGCTGCGGGCCGTCACCGAACGGCCGTTGCGGTTGCGCGGTGACTTCGAGCTGACCTGGGGAGGGGGTGCGGAGTTCGGGCACATCGCCTTCACCGACGGCCGGGCCGAGTGGCATGCGGTGCTCACCGCACCGGCCGGCGTGCGCCACTCCGACCCGCTCGGCATGCTGCGCCGGCGCTTCGGCGGCTGGCACGACCCGATCCCCGAGCTCCTGGACGCCACCCGGCCGGAAGCCGTGCTCCACCACGACATGCATGAACTGGCCACCCCTTTGCGGTCGTTCACAGCCGGGCGGGTGGCGCTCCTCGGCGACGCGGCGCACGCCATGACACCGAATCTCGGCCAGGGCGCCTGCCAGGCCCTGGAGGATGCGGCGACGCTGGCAGCCGCGCTCGCGCATGAGCCCTCGGTCGCCTCGGCACTCGCTCGCTACGACGCCGAGCGCCGCCCGCGCTCCCAGGCGGTCGCCCGCGCCGCGCGGCAGGCGGGCCGGATGGGCCAGCAGCTCTCCCGTCCGGCGGCCGTCGCCCTGCGCAACACCGCGCTACGACTCACCCCGTCCCGGGTGGCGATGCGAGCGATCCTGCGGCACGCCGACTGGACACCGCCCAGCCTGGGTTGA
- a CDS encoding AI-2E family transporter — translation MGDARRRAAGPGCGRRRGRAPGSRPAYTVRRAAAPRPGPVPAAARVVPWLSIGAAYAWRLILIGIVVYGVFSVLGSFQLIAVALFLALIVTSVLRPLADLLNRVLPRPLCVAVALVGSLLLLLALLALVGNAVAGESARLAGEFRGGVHRIEEWLRRPPFRLSPSRLAELENQVTRYLSAHRASLLSRAVSGLGRVVEVVTGVALALFSSVFFIHSGERLWGWIRDHALPSGARPAWDRAGRAAWRAFAGYTRGIIIVAATNAVLVGIALLVLRVPLALPLTLLEFFATFVPLVGSPVALGVATVVALAGRGPITALAVLALIVVIGQLEGHVLHPLVMSWAVRLHPLVVAVSVIAGSIIAGVIGAVVAVPLVSVVWAVLRALRAVPR, via the coding sequence GTGGGCGATGCGCGTCGGCGGGCGGCCGGGCCGGGCTGCGGGCGCCGCAGGGGGCGGGCGCCGGGCAGCCGGCCGGCGTACACCGTGCGGCGCGCGGCCGCCCCGCGCCCCGGGCCGGTGCCGGCGGCCGCGCGGGTGGTGCCCTGGCTGAGCATCGGGGCGGCCTACGCCTGGCGGCTCATCCTCATCGGGATCGTCGTCTACGGCGTCTTCAGCGTCCTCGGCAGTTTCCAGCTCATCGCCGTCGCCCTCTTCCTCGCGCTGATCGTCACGTCCGTACTGCGCCCGCTGGCCGACCTGCTCAACCGTGTCCTGCCGCGGCCGTTGTGCGTCGCCGTGGCACTGGTGGGCAGTCTGCTGCTCCTGCTGGCCCTGCTCGCCCTCGTGGGCAACGCGGTGGCCGGCGAGTCGGCGCGGCTGGCCGGTGAGTTCCGCGGCGGGGTGCACCGTATCGAGGAGTGGTTGCGCCGGCCGCCGTTCCGGCTGAGCCCGAGCCGGCTGGCCGAGTTGGAGAACCAGGTGACGCGCTACCTCTCGGCGCACCGCGCCAGCCTGCTCAGCCGCGCCGTCAGCGGCCTGGGCCGGGTCGTCGAGGTGGTCACCGGGGTGGCGCTCGCACTGTTCTCCTCGGTGTTCTTCATCCATTCCGGCGAGCGTTTGTGGGGCTGGATCCGCGACCACGCGCTGCCGAGCGGCGCCCGTCCGGCGTGGGACCGGGCGGGGCGGGCGGCATGGCGGGCCTTCGCCGGGTACACGCGCGGCATCATCATCGTGGCCGCCACCAATGCCGTGCTCGTCGGCATCGCCCTGCTCGTGCTGCGGGTGCCGCTCGCGCTGCCGCTGACGCTGCTGGAGTTCTTCGCCACGTTCGTGCCGCTGGTGGGCTCGCCGGTCGCGCTCGGCGTCGCCACGGTCGTCGCGCTGGCCGGGCGCGGGCCGATCACGGCGTTGGCCGTACTGGCGCTGATCGTCGTGATCGGCCAGTTGGAGGGCCATGTGCTGCATCCGCTGGTGATGAGCTGGGCGGTACGGCTGCACCCGCTCGTCGTCGCCGTGTCGGTGATCGCGGGCAGCATCATCGCGGGGGTGATCGGTGCCGTGGTGGCCGTGCCGCTGGTCTCGGTCGTCTGGGCGGTACTGCGGGCCTTGCGTGCGGTGCCGCGGTGA
- a CDS encoding TetR/AcrR family transcriptional regulator, producing MSTDRRTLLADAAIAVLADAGMRGLTHRAVDRAAHLPPGTTSAYFRTRQALLTALVRRLVALDQAELQEIGARMPAPRTAGELVAGIVELARARLNGDGRTRSLARYACAVESARHPELREILVPRENLGRRVVCDFLAGQGVADAADRTVTLLTCVDGLVFDRLVNGGDVREEEVRGLVAAALR from the coding sequence GTGTCCACAGATCGACGTACTCTCCTCGCCGACGCGGCCATCGCCGTGCTCGCCGACGCCGGAATGCGGGGACTGACGCATCGCGCGGTGGACCGGGCGGCGCACCTGCCTCCCGGGACCACCTCCGCCTACTTCCGCACCCGCCAGGCCCTGCTCACCGCTCTGGTCCGGCGCCTGGTGGCGCTCGACCAGGCCGAGTTGCAGGAGATCGGGGCCAGGATGCCCGCACCGCGGACCGCCGGTGAACTGGTCGCGGGAATCGTGGAGTTGGCCCGAGCGCGGCTCAACGGTGACGGCCGGACGCGCTCGCTGGCGCGCTACGCGTGTGCCGTCGAGAGTGCGCGCCATCCGGAACTGCGCGAGATCCTGGTGCCGCGCGAGAACCTGGGGCGGCGGGTGGTGTGCGACTTCCTCGCCGGGCAGGGCGTGGCCGACGCGGCGGACCGTACGGTGACGCTGCTGACCTGCGTGGACGGCCTGGTCTTCGACCGGCTGGTGAACGGCGGAGACGTCCGGGAGGAGGAGGTCCGAGGGCTTGTGGCGGCGGCTCTGCGCTGA